Proteins from a genomic interval of Siniperca chuatsi isolate FFG_IHB_CAS linkage group LG10, ASM2008510v1, whole genome shotgun sequence:
- the fam3a gene encoding protein FAM3A isoform X1, producing MRLTGPLRVVAVLLLVGLTWLLANTLFGGESGSSVRHFFSGKRGASEEPTPAEPRPRRYKCGLSAPCPPKHLAFRLVSGAANVIGPKICLEDKMLLSSVKNNVGRGLNIALVNGVTGELLTTKTFDMWAGDISDLLKFLRPLHEGTLVFVASFDDAATKLNDESRRLFEELGSTAIKELAFRDSWVFVGAKGIENKSPFEQRMKNSKSSNKYEGWPESLEMDGCIPLRPPL from the exons ATGAGATTAACAG GCCCCCTGAGAGTTGTGGCTGTGCTGCTGTTGGTCGGGCTCACCTGGCTGCTGGCAAACACCTTATTTGGAGGGGAGAGTGGTTCATCTGTGCGGCATTTCTTCAGCGGTAAGAGAG gtGCAAGTGAGGAACCAACGCCTG CTGAACCCCGCCCTCGAAGGTATAAATGTGGACTTTCTGCTCCCTGTCCCCCAAAACATTTGGCTTTCCGCCTGGTGTCTGGTGCTGCCAATGTCATCGGGCCCAAAATCTGCCTGGAGGACAAGAT GTTACTGAGCAGTGTGAAAAACAACGTTGGCCGAGGACTAAACATAGCTTTAGTCAATG GGGTGACAGGAGAGCTCTTGACCACAAAGACCTTTGATATGTGGGCAGGAG ATATTTCTGACCTGTTGAAGTTTCTGCGGCCGCTCCATGAAGGAACACTCGTGTTCGTGGCTTCCTTTGATGATGCAGCTACAAA GTTGAATGACGAGTCTCGACGACTGTTTGAGGAGCTTGGGAGCACGGCAATAAAGGAGCTGGCCTTTAGAGACAGCTGGGTGTTTGTTGGAGCCAAGGGCATCGAGAATAAGAGTCCCTTTGAGCAG CGTATGAAGAACAGTAAGAGCAGCAACAAGTATGAAGGTTGGCCCGAGTCTCTGGAGATGGATGGCTGTATTCCTCTGCGGCCACCCCTGTAA
- the fam3a gene encoding protein FAM3A isoform X2, producing MRLTGPLRVVAVLLLVGLTWLLANTLFGGESGSSVRHFFSGASEEPTPAEPRPRRYKCGLSAPCPPKHLAFRLVSGAANVIGPKICLEDKMLLSSVKNNVGRGLNIALVNGVTGELLTTKTFDMWAGDISDLLKFLRPLHEGTLVFVASFDDAATKLNDESRRLFEELGSTAIKELAFRDSWVFVGAKGIENKSPFEQRMKNSKSSNKYEGWPESLEMDGCIPLRPPL from the exons ATGAGATTAACAG GCCCCCTGAGAGTTGTGGCTGTGCTGCTGTTGGTCGGGCTCACCTGGCTGCTGGCAAACACCTTATTTGGAGGGGAGAGTGGTTCATCTGTGCGGCATTTCTTCAGCG gtGCAAGTGAGGAACCAACGCCTG CTGAACCCCGCCCTCGAAGGTATAAATGTGGACTTTCTGCTCCCTGTCCCCCAAAACATTTGGCTTTCCGCCTGGTGTCTGGTGCTGCCAATGTCATCGGGCCCAAAATCTGCCTGGAGGACAAGAT GTTACTGAGCAGTGTGAAAAACAACGTTGGCCGAGGACTAAACATAGCTTTAGTCAATG GGGTGACAGGAGAGCTCTTGACCACAAAGACCTTTGATATGTGGGCAGGAG ATATTTCTGACCTGTTGAAGTTTCTGCGGCCGCTCCATGAAGGAACACTCGTGTTCGTGGCTTCCTTTGATGATGCAGCTACAAA GTTGAATGACGAGTCTCGACGACTGTTTGAGGAGCTTGGGAGCACGGCAATAAAGGAGCTGGCCTTTAGAGACAGCTGGGTGTTTGTTGGAGCCAAGGGCATCGAGAATAAGAGTCCCTTTGAGCAG CGTATGAAGAACAGTAAGAGCAGCAACAAGTATGAAGGTTGGCCCGAGTCTCTGGAGATGGATGGCTGTATTCCTCTGCGGCCACCCCTGTAA
- the idh3g gene encoding isocitrate dehydrogenase [NAD] subunit gamma, mitochondrial isoform X2, which produces MATHSAVLSMSKIINPFWGGRLGNTVKVFGTTLTSRRNKTLPTPPPAKYGGRHTVTLIPGDGIGPELLNHVREVFRFSCVPVDFEVVHVNSALESEDDISNAITAIRRNGVALKGNIETKHTMAPSVKSRNNLLRTSLDLYANVMHCQSLPGVQTRHKNIDIMIIRENTEGEYSSLEHESVSGVVECLKIITRNNSLRIAEYAFQLAREKGRRRVTAVHKANIMKLGDGLFLQCCREVASGYPDITFDSMIVDNTTMQLVSKPQQFDVMVMPNLYGNVVSNVCAGLVGGPGLVPGANYGRDYAVFETATRNTGKSIAGRNIANPTAMLLASCMMLDHLKLYEYASLIRNAILTTMNETRLHTADIGGQGTTSEVVQSIMRMIQSKGKLTTEL; this is translated from the exons ATGGCTACCCACAGTGCTGTACTCTCGATGTCTAAAATCATTAATCCTTTTTGGGGTGGTCGCCTTGGAAATACCGTTAAA gtaTTTGGAACAACTCTGACAAGTCGCAGGAATAAGACCTTGCCAACT CCCCCTCCTGCAAAGTATGGAGGCAGACACACTGTGACCCTCATACCTGGAGATGGAATCGGTCCAGAGCTGCTCAATCATGTCAGAGAGGTTTTCAG GTTCAGCTGTGTGCCAGTGGACTTTGAGGTGGTGCATGTCAACTCTGCTTTGGAGAGTGAGGATGATATCAGTAATGCCATCACTGCCATCCGCCGTAATGGAGTTGCCCTCAAAG GTAACATAGAAACCAAACATACCATGGCGCCATCTGTCAAATCTAGAAATAATCTCCTTCG CACAAGCTTGGACTTGTATGCCAATGTGATGCACTGCCAGTCCCTCCCCGGAGTCCAGACTCGCCACAAGAACATTGACATCATGATCATCAGGGAGAACACAGAGGGAGAGTACAGCAGTCTGGAGCACGAG AGTGTATCAGGGGTAGTGGAGTGTCTCAAGATCATCACAAGGAACAATTCCCTCAGGATCGCTGAGTATGCCTTCCAGCTGGCCAGGGAGAAAGGTCGTCGTAGGGTCACTGCCGTACACAAGGCCAACATCAT GAAGCTCGGCGATGGCTTGTTCCTGCAGTGTTGCAGAGAAGTGGCCTCTGGTTACCCAGACATCACATTTGACAGCATGATTGTGGACAACACCACCATGCAg ctgGTGTCTAAGCCCCAGCAGTTTGATGTGATGGTGATGCCCAATCTATATGGGAACGTGGTGAGCAACGTGTGTGCAGGCCTGGTGGGAGGGCCTGGCCTCGTGCCTGGGGCTAATTATGGCCGTGACTATGCTGTCTTTGAAACG GCCACTAGGAACACAGGGAAGAGTATTGCGGGCAGGAACATTGCTAACCCCACTGCCATGCTGCTAGCCAGCTGCATGATGCTGGACCACCTTAA GCTTTATGAATACGCAAGTTTGATCCGAAATGCAATCCTCACTACTATGAATGAAACCAGG ttgCACACAGCTGATATCGGGGGTCAGGGCACCACATCAGAGGTGGTCCAGTCCATCATGAGAATGATCCAGAGTAAAGGGAAGCTCACAACTGAGCTCTAA
- the idh3g gene encoding isocitrate dehydrogenase [NAD] subunit gamma, mitochondrial isoform X1, giving the protein MATHSAVLSMSKIINPFWGGRLGNTVKVFGTTLTSRRNKTLPTGENIPPPAKYGGRHTVTLIPGDGIGPELLNHVREVFRFSCVPVDFEVVHVNSALESEDDISNAITAIRRNGVALKGNIETKHTMAPSVKSRNNLLRTSLDLYANVMHCQSLPGVQTRHKNIDIMIIRENTEGEYSSLEHESVSGVVECLKIITRNNSLRIAEYAFQLAREKGRRRVTAVHKANIMKLGDGLFLQCCREVASGYPDITFDSMIVDNTTMQLVSKPQQFDVMVMPNLYGNVVSNVCAGLVGGPGLVPGANYGRDYAVFETATRNTGKSIAGRNIANPTAMLLASCMMLDHLKLYEYASLIRNAILTTMNETRLHTADIGGQGTTSEVVQSIMRMIQSKGKLTTEL; this is encoded by the exons ATGGCTACCCACAGTGCTGTACTCTCGATGTCTAAAATCATTAATCCTTTTTGGGGTGGTCGCCTTGGAAATACCGTTAAA gtaTTTGGAACAACTCTGACAAGTCGCAGGAATAAGACCTTGCCAACT GGAGAAAACATT CCCCCTCCTGCAAAGTATGGAGGCAGACACACTGTGACCCTCATACCTGGAGATGGAATCGGTCCAGAGCTGCTCAATCATGTCAGAGAGGTTTTCAG GTTCAGCTGTGTGCCAGTGGACTTTGAGGTGGTGCATGTCAACTCTGCTTTGGAGAGTGAGGATGATATCAGTAATGCCATCACTGCCATCCGCCGTAATGGAGTTGCCCTCAAAG GTAACATAGAAACCAAACATACCATGGCGCCATCTGTCAAATCTAGAAATAATCTCCTTCG CACAAGCTTGGACTTGTATGCCAATGTGATGCACTGCCAGTCCCTCCCCGGAGTCCAGACTCGCCACAAGAACATTGACATCATGATCATCAGGGAGAACACAGAGGGAGAGTACAGCAGTCTGGAGCACGAG AGTGTATCAGGGGTAGTGGAGTGTCTCAAGATCATCACAAGGAACAATTCCCTCAGGATCGCTGAGTATGCCTTCCAGCTGGCCAGGGAGAAAGGTCGTCGTAGGGTCACTGCCGTACACAAGGCCAACATCAT GAAGCTCGGCGATGGCTTGTTCCTGCAGTGTTGCAGAGAAGTGGCCTCTGGTTACCCAGACATCACATTTGACAGCATGATTGTGGACAACACCACCATGCAg ctgGTGTCTAAGCCCCAGCAGTTTGATGTGATGGTGATGCCCAATCTATATGGGAACGTGGTGAGCAACGTGTGTGCAGGCCTGGTGGGAGGGCCTGGCCTCGTGCCTGGGGCTAATTATGGCCGTGACTATGCTGTCTTTGAAACG GCCACTAGGAACACAGGGAAGAGTATTGCGGGCAGGAACATTGCTAACCCCACTGCCATGCTGCTAGCCAGCTGCATGATGCTGGACCACCTTAA GCTTTATGAATACGCAAGTTTGATCCGAAATGCAATCCTCACTACTATGAATGAAACCAGG ttgCACACAGCTGATATCGGGGGTCAGGGCACCACATCAGAGGTGGTCCAGTCCATCATGAGAATGATCCAGAGTAAAGGGAAGCTCACAACTGAGCTCTAA